The following proteins are co-located in the Polystyrenella longa genome:
- a CDS encoding Gfo/Idh/MocA family protein, whose translation MTEGLHRRQFLGQTALGAAGLTALNSAIARGADEEPSKVVIGVMGMQRGKALAARFITQPGVEIRYTCDTDSGRAEAGASAVEKSGAARPKAIGDFNEILNDPEVDALVCAAPNHWHAPATILACAAGKHVYVEKPCCHNPYEGEVMIQAARKHNRAVQMGSQRRSSANIQKAIQLMHDGAIGRVYSAKAYHSANRGTIGTGKPADVPAELDYELWQGPAPRTPYLDNRVHYNWHWFWHWGNGELGNNGIHSLDLCRWGLGVEYPIKVTSTGGRYAYQDDQQTADTHSVGFEFKDRKAITWQGLSCNGHKDGFATFYGETGTIAIDSSGGFQQFNKTDSVVLEEKGNNGDLEHIVDFINAVRTNEPLKLNAEIEEGHKSTLLCHLGNIAHRTGRTLNCNPDNGHIIGDDAAMKYWKREYEPGWEPQV comes from the coding sequence ATGACGGAAGGTCTGCATCGACGACAGTTTCTGGGACAAACCGCACTGGGAGCCGCTGGGCTGACGGCGCTGAATTCCGCGATCGCACGAGGGGCTGATGAAGAGCCCAGTAAAGTGGTCATCGGTGTGATGGGAATGCAGCGTGGAAAGGCTCTCGCCGCTAGATTCATCACTCAACCGGGTGTCGAAATTCGATATACCTGCGATACCGATTCCGGTCGAGCAGAAGCAGGTGCCTCCGCTGTAGAGAAATCAGGTGCAGCACGCCCCAAAGCGATCGGCGACTTTAATGAGATTCTGAACGATCCTGAAGTCGACGCCCTGGTTTGTGCCGCTCCCAACCACTGGCACGCTCCTGCAACCATTCTCGCTTGTGCTGCTGGAAAGCATGTCTATGTCGAGAAGCCCTGTTGCCATAATCCCTATGAAGGGGAAGTGATGATTCAGGCGGCTCGCAAGCATAACCGAGCCGTACAGATGGGGTCTCAGCGTCGAAGCTCGGCCAACATTCAAAAAGCGATTCAGCTAATGCACGACGGTGCCATCGGTCGTGTTTATTCCGCTAAGGCGTATCACAGCGCTAACCGGGGAACGATTGGTACGGGAAAACCAGCCGATGTTCCGGCAGAACTCGATTACGAGTTGTGGCAAGGTCCTGCTCCACGAACTCCTTATCTGGATAACCGGGTGCATTACAACTGGCACTGGTTCTGGCATTGGGGTAACGGCGAACTCGGCAACAATGGTATCCATTCACTCGACCTGTGCCGCTGGGGACTGGGTGTCGAATACCCCATCAAAGTCACCTCCACGGGGGGGCGTTATGCATATCAGGATGATCAACAGACGGCTGATACGCATTCGGTTGGCTTCGAGTTCAAAGATCGCAAAGCGATCACCTGGCAGGGACTGAGCTGTAATGGTCACAAAGACGGTTTCGCCACCTTCTACGGTGAAACCGGCACGATCGCTATTGATTCGAGTGGTGGTTTCCAGCAGTTCAATAAAACTGATAGTGTGGTGTTGGAAGAAAAAGGAAACAACGGCGATTTAGAACACATCGTCGACTTCATTAACGCCGTGCGGACCAATGAACCTCTGAAGTTGAATGCTGAGATCGAAGAAGGGCACAAAAGTACGCTGCTCTGTCATCTTGGAAATATTGCCCATCGCACAGGGCGAACCCTCAACTGCAATCCTGATAACGGTCACATCATCGGCGACGATGCGGCGATGAAGTACTGGAAACGGGAATACGAACCGGGCTGGGAGCCACAGGTATAG
- a CDS encoding APC family permease, translated as MAQDEPADSKFGTFGGVFTPCTLTILGVIMFLRFGQVVGQSGVLFALLIVAASKLITTFTTLSLSAIATNTRVKGGGAYYLISRSLGVEFGGAIGVVFYLAQAISVAMYVIGFTEAFLMTYNLSADHFIAIATVVNIGTFICVYIGASWAIKVQYFILAALALSLVSFFAGAIPDINLELLQTNLQPHFESGESLFTMFALFFPAVTGIMAGANMSGDLKRPSQSIPTGTLWAVLVTGLIYMTLALVLGTVRSHDELINNNLIMKDIAVWPALITVGVFAATLSSALGSMMGAPRILQAFSKDEIFHSLRFFGAGSGATREPRRATVVTFVIAQLCILLGDLNAIAPIITMFFMITYGLLNLATFYEAVTHNPSYRPTFKYCHWSVSLAGTLGCLAVMFLMNWVWATISILMIAGLHWYIRFREIESRWGDLNSGVIFERSRQNLLRLEQEVYHPKNWRPIILALSGTAWTRPHLAIYGHWLTSGHGILSLGHIVTGNIEDYAERRAKFEETLRNFINDEELLAFPAVVISPYISDGIEALVQCHGIGGLRPNTILLGWPGDEQKSETFGATVRLVSRLGRSVIAVRFLDADVDNAWDVPHGTIDVWWRGKKNGSLMLLLAHLLHQNPEWRGNPIRMLRSVSTETGREDVINHIEEQSAMARISVEPIAIVSENAETAIQHHSRNAAIVILGFEPPEEGKEAEFFNHMETFAGNLPRVLFVNSAGGMELES; from the coding sequence ATGGCTCAGGATGAACCAGCGGACTCCAAGTTCGGCACGTTCGGAGGTGTATTCACTCCGTGTACGTTAACAATTCTTGGCGTTATTATGTTTCTTCGATTTGGCCAGGTCGTCGGACAATCCGGTGTGTTGTTTGCACTACTGATCGTCGCCGCCTCCAAGTTGATCACTACATTCACGACATTATCCCTGTCGGCCATTGCCACCAACACGAGAGTCAAAGGTGGGGGAGCCTATTATCTGATCAGCAGAAGCCTGGGTGTTGAATTCGGTGGGGCCATCGGTGTCGTCTTTTATCTGGCGCAGGCAATTTCTGTAGCGATGTATGTCATCGGTTTTACGGAAGCATTCCTGATGACTTACAATCTCTCGGCAGATCACTTCATCGCCATTGCGACCGTTGTCAATATAGGGACGTTTATTTGCGTTTACATCGGGGCAAGTTGGGCCATCAAGGTCCAGTATTTCATTCTGGCTGCACTGGCACTATCGCTGGTTTCCTTTTTCGCCGGAGCCATCCCGGATATCAACCTGGAACTACTGCAAACCAATCTTCAGCCCCATTTTGAATCGGGCGAATCCCTGTTTACAATGTTCGCCCTCTTCTTTCCCGCAGTAACAGGCATTATGGCCGGGGCAAATATGTCCGGGGACTTGAAGCGTCCTTCCCAATCCATTCCGACAGGAACCTTGTGGGCCGTATTGGTCACTGGCCTGATTTACATGACGTTGGCACTGGTGCTGGGAACTGTTCGATCTCATGACGAATTGATCAACAACAATCTGATCATGAAAGACATCGCCGTCTGGCCCGCTTTAATCACTGTCGGTGTCTTTGCGGCAACGTTGTCCTCCGCACTTGGCTCCATGATGGGCGCCCCTCGAATTCTGCAGGCGTTCTCCAAAGACGAGATTTTTCATTCGCTCAGATTCTTTGGAGCAGGAAGCGGAGCAACGCGAGAACCACGACGAGCCACCGTCGTCACTTTCGTCATCGCTCAGCTCTGTATCCTGCTGGGAGATTTGAACGCGATCGCTCCGATCATCACGATGTTCTTTATGATCACTTACGGGCTGCTCAATCTCGCCACGTTCTATGAGGCCGTTACCCATAACCCAAGTTACCGACCGACATTCAAATACTGCCACTGGTCCGTTTCTCTGGCCGGTACACTCGGTTGTCTTGCCGTGATGTTTCTGATGAACTGGGTCTGGGCAACCATCTCCATTCTCATGATCGCCGGATTGCACTGGTATATTCGCTTTCGTGAAATTGAATCCCGTTGGGGCGATTTGAACAGTGGAGTCATTTTCGAACGATCGAGACAGAATCTGCTGCGACTGGAACAGGAAGTTTACCACCCGAAGAACTGGCGTCCGATTATCCTGGCCCTGAGCGGCACCGCCTGGACGCGTCCCCACCTGGCGATTTATGGTCACTGGCTGACCTCCGGACATGGGATTCTCAGTCTGGGCCATATTGTGACGGGCAACATTGAAGACTACGCCGAACGACGGGCAAAGTTTGAAGAGACTTTGCGGAACTTCATTAATGATGAAGAGCTGCTCGCCTTTCCCGCTGTCGTGATTTCTCCGTATATTTCTGACGGAATCGAAGCATTGGTACAATGCCATGGAATCGGTGGATTACGTCCCAACACGATTCTGCTTGGTTGGCCCGGTGACGAACAAAAATCGGAAACATTTGGTGCGACCGTTCGGCTTGTTTCCAGGCTGGGTCGTAGCGTAATTGCCGTCCGATTCCTGGATGCCGACGTCGACAATGCCTGGGACGTTCCCCACGGAACCATCGACGTCTGGTGGAGAGGGAAGAAAAACGGATCGCTGATGCTCTTGCTGGCTCACCTGCTTCACCAGAACCCGGAATGGCGCGGCAATCCCATTCGGATGCTGCGTTCCGTTTCCACTGAAACCGGTCGCGAGGATGTAATCAATCACATTGAAGAACAATCCGCGATGGCGCGAATCTCCGTCGAACCGATCGCCATTGTTTCCGAGAACGCAGAAACGGCGATTCAACACCATTCCCGTAATGCGGCAATCGTCATCCTCGGTTTCGAACCTCCCGAAGAGGGCAAAGAGGCCGAGTTCTTCAACCACATGGAAACATTCGCCGGAAACTTGCCGCGCGTCTTATTCGTTAACAGTGCCGGCGGGATGGAACTGGAATCGTAA
- a CDS encoding DEAD/DEAH box helicase, with product MSEFNAPDPTVSRDELCSEYLDLLPFEPYPVQEEALLAWFSTKTGVLVCAPTGTGKTLIAEAAIYEALRTGTTTYYTTPLIALTDQKFRELQEKAALWGFDPNDVGLVTGNRSVNPNAKVLVVVAEILLNRLLHTEAFDFKDVSSVVMDEFHNFADRERGIVWELSLTLLPKHIRLMLLSATVGNTAEFLNWLTLSHGRRLQLVQSFERKVPLRYEWVEDQLLSEQLELMTDGDEADRKTPALVFCFNREQCWSVAEHLKGKHLVDKPTRERLNQELEKHDFSHGAGPKIKQILLRGVGVHHAGVLPSFRRIVEDLFQQKLLSVCVCTETLAAGINLPARSVVLTELLKGPPKKKKLMEASGAHQMFGRAGRPQFDTQGYVFALAHEDDVKISRWKVKYDQIPEDTKDPLLIKAKKKMKKKAPTRRSTFQYWSEAQFETLQTSPPGKLYSNGPLPWRLLAYLLTISPDVSRIREFIALRLMEPKQRELAEKELTQMLISLEIGEYVKLDPPPPKPKTEEEKQEEEPAKKPQGTFGALLMEAREDAGTGEAKQKKKKTEDVPEREIYAPQYAHPQSKMHQLLKFRSVNPLYGVFLTEVLAQAEPEERIQAFESVLEMPGSVARNVRVPYPEVMPPGNLAREFLDQEVIRRGLAAHDELYPSRDDDIPFEERRWPIPFADKLRMLFHSDFPRVRDFRITPVWCAGDFLTFNADFNKYVSGRDLVKQEGIIFKHLLRLILLLEEFEQVTPPGLTDGEWKDQLREMGETLTRGCRDIDPTSTNEMLESAHLRQEMII from the coding sequence ATGTCTGAATTTAATGCACCCGACCCGACGGTCTCACGGGATGAACTCTGTTCTGAATATCTCGATTTGCTTCCGTTCGAACCTTACCCCGTTCAGGAAGAAGCGCTTCTCGCCTGGTTCAGTACTAAGACGGGTGTCTTGGTATGTGCCCCGACTGGTACCGGGAAAACTCTCATTGCTGAAGCTGCCATTTACGAGGCACTGCGAACCGGCACTACGACCTACTATACTACCCCTTTGATCGCATTAACCGATCAAAAATTCCGTGAGCTGCAGGAGAAAGCGGCTCTCTGGGGGTTTGATCCCAACGACGTCGGACTGGTCACGGGCAACCGAAGTGTCAATCCGAACGCAAAAGTCCTGGTGGTCGTCGCGGAGATTCTGCTGAACCGATTGCTGCATACAGAGGCCTTTGATTTCAAAGATGTTTCTTCGGTCGTTATGGATGAGTTCCACAACTTCGCCGATCGGGAACGCGGGATTGTCTGGGAGCTGTCCCTCACCTTGCTTCCCAAGCACATCCGCTTAATGTTGCTCTCGGCGACAGTCGGTAATACGGCTGAGTTCCTGAACTGGTTGACGCTCAGTCATGGACGTCGACTCCAACTTGTGCAGAGCTTCGAACGCAAAGTTCCTCTCCGATATGAGTGGGTGGAAGATCAACTGCTGAGCGAGCAATTGGAACTGATGACCGACGGCGACGAAGCGGATCGAAAAACGCCCGCGTTGGTATTCTGCTTTAATCGAGAACAATGCTGGTCCGTCGCGGAGCATCTGAAGGGGAAACATCTCGTCGATAAACCAACACGGGAACGGCTCAATCAGGAATTGGAAAAACATGATTTCTCTCACGGAGCGGGGCCTAAAATTAAACAGATTCTGCTTAGAGGCGTAGGAGTTCACCACGCCGGGGTACTTCCTTCCTTTCGGCGAATCGTCGAGGATCTGTTTCAGCAGAAGCTCCTCTCTGTTTGTGTTTGTACCGAAACGCTAGCAGCGGGAATCAATCTCCCTGCGAGGTCGGTTGTTTTGACAGAATTGTTGAAGGGGCCACCGAAAAAGAAAAAGCTGATGGAAGCAAGCGGCGCTCATCAGATGTTTGGCCGCGCGGGGCGACCGCAGTTTGATACACAAGGGTACGTATTCGCGCTGGCTCACGAAGATGACGTCAAAATTAGTCGCTGGAAAGTGAAATACGATCAGATTCCGGAAGACACCAAAGACCCGCTGCTGATCAAAGCCAAGAAGAAAATGAAAAAGAAGGCCCCGACCCGTCGCAGTACTTTCCAATACTGGTCGGAAGCTCAATTCGAAACATTGCAGACCTCTCCTCCGGGAAAGCTGTATTCGAATGGTCCCCTGCCCTGGCGGTTGCTCGCGTATCTGTTGACTATTTCTCCAGATGTCAGTCGCATTCGAGAATTCATCGCCCTTCGATTGATGGAACCAAAACAACGCGAGCTGGCTGAGAAAGAGCTAACACAAATGCTGATCAGTCTGGAGATCGGTGAATACGTCAAACTCGATCCTCCCCCGCCAAAACCAAAGACAGAAGAAGAAAAGCAGGAAGAAGAACCCGCCAAGAAACCGCAGGGAACTTTCGGGGCACTACTGATGGAAGCCCGCGAAGACGCTGGAACAGGTGAAGCGAAACAGAAGAAGAAAAAAACGGAGGATGTTCCCGAACGGGAAATTTATGCTCCTCAATATGCACATCCTCAATCGAAGATGCATCAGCTGCTGAAGTTTCGTAGCGTCAACCCGCTTTATGGCGTCTTTCTGACAGAAGTACTCGCTCAGGCGGAGCCGGAGGAACGGATTCAGGCCTTTGAGTCTGTGTTGGAAATGCCTGGTTCAGTAGCTCGTAATGTAAGGGTCCCCTATCCTGAAGTCATGCCGCCAGGAAATCTGGCTCGTGAGTTTCTTGACCAGGAGGTCATCAGGCGGGGGTTGGCAGCACATGATGAACTCTATCCCTCGCGAGACGATGACATTCCGTTCGAAGAACGCCGCTGGCCGATTCCCTTCGCCGATAAGTTACGGATGCTATTTCATTCCGACTTCCCGAGAGTTCGCGATTTCCGCATTACTCCCGTCTGGTGCGCGGGGGATTTTCTTACGTTTAACGCGGACTTCAACAAGTATGTCAGTGGTCGCGACCTGGTCAAACAGGAAGGTATTATTTTCAAGCATCTGTTACGACTCATTCTGCTGCTGGAAGAGTTTGAACAAGTCACTCCTCCCGGTCTCACCGATGGGGAATGGAAAGACCAGCTTCGCGAAATGGGGGAGACGCTCACCCGAGGGTGCCGCGATATCGATCCAACCAGCACGAACGAAATGCTGGAATCGGCTCATCTCCGTCAGGAAATGATTATTTAA
- a CDS encoding aminotransferase class V-fold PLP-dependent enzyme: MLLEERTDTIWDRFRSQMPITEKWAYFDHAAVAPITRNAQQALHRWTDQAALGAMQGWGAWRQQTEEVRNLGATLLGAKTEEIALVHNTTEGINFVVEGFPWKEGDNVVTLSGEFPTNYIPWRELKAKGVELRVVPTDRGRVSLSEIAEAFDDRTRLLTLSWVNYVSGWRHDLKAISDLTHSRNAYLMVDAIQGLGVLPIDVESMGIDFLSADGHKWLLGPEGAGFFYVKQDLLNLLRPIMTGWNSVEETWSFDKLDRELKQNASRYEGGTANHGLITALGESLKLLLDIGVDNIEQRLLALNEQIRCRLEQIGGEVLSPRKFENRSGIVSVRFDQVDASAIQRACREQGVLVNSRGGAIRISPHLYTNGEEIDRLIDAIESATASA; the protein is encoded by the coding sequence ATGTTACTTGAAGAACGAACGGACACCATTTGGGATCGCTTCCGAAGCCAAATGCCTATTACCGAAAAATGGGCCTATTTCGATCACGCTGCCGTCGCCCCTATTACCCGGAACGCTCAGCAGGCGTTGCACCGCTGGACGGACCAGGCCGCCCTGGGAGCCATGCAGGGTTGGGGAGCCTGGCGGCAACAGACGGAAGAAGTCCGCAATCTGGGAGCGACCCTCCTGGGGGCGAAAACGGAAGAGATCGCGCTCGTTCACAATACTACCGAAGGAATTAACTTCGTCGTGGAGGGCTTCCCCTGGAAAGAGGGGGACAACGTCGTCACGCTTTCGGGAGAATTTCCGACGAACTACATCCCCTGGCGCGAACTGAAAGCTAAAGGAGTCGAACTCCGTGTTGTCCCGACCGACCGGGGACGCGTCAGCCTGTCGGAAATCGCCGAAGCTTTCGATGACCGCACCCGTCTGCTCACCCTTTCGTGGGTGAACTACGTCAGTGGTTGGCGACATGACCTGAAAGCGATCTCTGACCTCACGCACAGCCGCAATGCTTACCTGATGGTCGACGCGATTCAAGGGTTGGGCGTTCTGCCAATTGATGTGGAATCAATGGGAATTGACTTCCTCTCCGCCGACGGACACAAATGGTTGCTTGGACCTGAGGGGGCCGGATTCTTTTATGTCAAACAGGATCTCTTAAACCTGCTCCGTCCGATCATGACTGGCTGGAACAGCGTGGAAGAAACCTGGAGTTTCGACAAACTGGATCGAGAACTCAAACAGAATGCTTCTCGCTACGAAGGAGGGACGGCCAACCATGGTTTGATTACCGCGCTCGGGGAGAGTTTGAAATTACTCTTGGACATCGGTGTCGACAATATCGAACAACGTCTACTTGCACTCAACGAGCAGATTCGCTGCCGACTGGAACAAATCGGTGGGGAAGTTCTCAGCCCGCGTAAGTTCGAAAACCGTTCCGGAATTGTTTCCGTTCGTTTTGATCAGGTTGATGCATCCGCAATCCAACGCGCCTGCCGAGAGCAGGGGGTACTCGTGAATTCACGGGGAGGTGCCATTCGCATCAGTCCGCACCTTTATACGAATGGCGAAGAGATCGATCGATTAATCGACGCGATTGAATCCGCAACAGCATCGGCTTAA
- a CDS encoding MarR family winged helix-turn-helix transcriptional regulator: MEQNRHAEAAPDPFADSPESLLSNTFAEDRQSIPFPQESAATKPVDSVEQETTLLLRTVLGQIDEELQLVYDQSDLNEARIEILKALSLAHPQGCTQVELAQSLGQSEANISAMVARMRRDGWVYRIRSQADRRKSNLLLTTKSLQILGQVQGQINQLLTRLFASLHQNESQQLLSLLGKLHLRLTSSAHPAAPVEYLKTAGKQSERPVA, from the coding sequence ATGGAGCAGAACCGACACGCAGAAGCAGCCCCGGATCCATTTGCGGATTCGCCGGAATCTTTGCTCTCGAATACCTTCGCCGAAGATCGGCAGTCGATCCCGTTTCCGCAGGAGTCGGCAGCAACGAAACCTGTTGATTCGGTTGAGCAGGAAACAACCCTGCTGTTGCGGACAGTTCTCGGGCAGATCGATGAAGAGTTACAGCTGGTCTACGATCAGAGCGATTTAAACGAAGCCCGGATCGAGATTCTGAAAGCCCTTTCACTCGCCCATCCCCAAGGCTGTACGCAGGTCGAACTGGCACAGAGCCTCGGCCAGTCCGAAGCGAACATCAGTGCGATGGTCGCTCGGATGCGGCGCGATGGTTGGGTTTACCGAATTCGCTCTCAGGCGGATCGACGGAAATCGAACCTGCTGCTGACGACGAAATCGCTACAAATCCTCGGTCAGGTTCAGGGGCAAATCAACCAACTTCTCACTCGATTGTTTGCATCTTTACATCAGAACGAATCCCAGCAGTTGCTAAGCCTCCTGGGTAAGTTACACCTGAGGCTGACCTCCTCTGCTCATCCTGCTGCACCGGTAGAGTATCTGAAAACGGCAGGAAAACAGAGCGAACGCCCTGTGGCTTAA
- a CDS encoding sulfatase family protein — protein MPSTAHWSYFSYFLAHLLISSGAATTLQAQSAESKSNQPNIVIIFCDDLGYGDLGCFGHPTIQTPHLDRMAAEGMKLTQFYSASPVCTPSRAALMTGRLPIRSGMCSNTKRVLYPDSAGGIPESEVLLPEALKEAGYATGCFGKWHLGHLPQFLPTNNGFDEYFGIPYSNDMDRAADSPRGRAAFNAPEVEYWNNPILRGTKEIERPSHQPTITKRYTEEAIRFIKENEENPFFVYLPHSMPHIPLFRSEDFAGKSRRGLYGDVIEELDWSVGQILQTLREQNLDHKTLVFFTSDNGPWLTHGLQGGSAGLLRDGKGSTWEGGMREPCIAWWPGTIPAGTSTAELGSTMDLYVTSINLAGGKVPDDRPVDGYDLTKVIKENSKSPREVMYYYRGQRLMAIRKGPWKAHFMTQASYGQREPVVEETPVLYHLEYDPSEVHNVAEQHPEVIAELTELAEQHKSGVEVVPSQLELRLGKTE, from the coding sequence ATGCCATCTACTGCTCACTGGTCTTACTTTTCCTATTTCCTTGCTCACCTTCTGATATCCAGTGGAGCGGCGACGACATTACAGGCCCAATCAGCAGAGTCCAAATCGAACCAACCCAACATTGTCATCATCTTCTGCGATGACTTGGGGTATGGTGATTTAGGCTGTTTCGGACACCCCACGATCCAAACCCCTCACCTTGATCGAATGGCGGCTGAGGGAATGAAACTGACGCAGTTTTATTCCGCGTCACCTGTTTGTACCCCGTCTCGAGCCGCGTTGATGACGGGCAGGCTCCCCATTCGTAGTGGGATGTGCAGTAACACCAAACGGGTTCTCTACCCCGACTCGGCAGGCGGTATTCCGGAATCAGAGGTTTTACTTCCGGAAGCACTCAAGGAGGCGGGTTACGCCACAGGTTGCTTTGGCAAATGGCATTTGGGGCATCTTCCCCAATTTCTGCCAACGAACAATGGCTTCGACGAATACTTTGGAATTCCTTATTCCAACGACATGGACCGGGCCGCAGACAGCCCTCGGGGACGGGCCGCTTTTAATGCTCCTGAAGTCGAGTACTGGAACAATCCCATCCTTCGGGGGACGAAAGAAATTGAGCGTCCCAGCCACCAACCCACCATCACGAAACGGTATACGGAAGAAGCGATCCGATTCATCAAAGAAAACGAAGAGAACCCCTTCTTCGTATACCTCCCCCACAGCATGCCGCATATCCCACTCTTTCGCTCCGAGGATTTCGCAGGCAAAAGCCGTCGCGGTCTTTATGGAGATGTCATCGAAGAACTGGATTGGTCCGTCGGACAGATACTCCAGACATTGCGTGAACAGAATCTCGATCACAAAACACTCGTCTTTTTCACCAGCGACAATGGACCTTGGTTGACTCATGGTTTACAGGGAGGCTCTGCGGGTCTGCTGCGGGATGGAAAAGGCTCTACTTGGGAAGGGGGAATGCGGGAACCATGCATCGCCTGGTGGCCGGGAACTATTCCTGCCGGAACATCCACCGCCGAACTGGGCAGCACCATGGATCTCTACGTGACCAGCATCAACCTGGCAGGAGGAAAAGTTCCCGACGACCGGCCTGTCGATGGTTACGACCTGACTAAAGTGATTAAAGAGAACAGCAAAAGCCCCCGGGAAGTCATGTACTATTACCGCGGCCAGCGGCTAATGGCGATTCGCAAAGGTCCCTGGAAAGCGCATTTCATGACCCAGGCTTCTTATGGACAACGAGAACCCGTCGTCGAAGAAACGCCTGTTTTGTATCATTTGGAATACGACCCCAGTGAAGTTCATAACGTCGCCGAACAACATCCTGAAGTTATTGCTGAACTCACGGAGTTGGCGGAACAACATAAATCGGGAGTGGAAGTCGTTCCCTCGCAATTGGAACTTCGACTGGGCAAGACCGAATAA
- a CDS encoding peptidylprolyl isomerase, with protein MAFRSARWIAMTFLILGMLAWSSSVMAQNNKPLVQVNGTTITERDLQLQFLTRNIPAEQQLELRESFLNDLIEQRLIQEYLQEEKVQVNKVRVEESLSRVYKIIREADRDPVEVLERLGLNEQMLRDELMLPLAWQVHLEEKVSSDKLREFYVQQGRYRQFDGTKLHLRQIFLKLRTADAVDEMVERMNQIAQQISDGKIDFGDAARKYSEAPTAAQGGDLGFVPYEGVMPLSITGPAFALQKGELSEPFVSPFGVHLIQVVDEKPGDLSLEDVRTEVWNAMSESVWNDIVSHRRDEADIEWIK; from the coding sequence ATGGCATTTCGATCCGCTCGGTGGATTGCAATGACGTTCCTGATTCTGGGGATGCTCGCCTGGTCATCCAGCGTGATGGCGCAAAACAACAAACCACTGGTGCAGGTGAATGGAACCACGATCACTGAACGAGATTTGCAACTCCAGTTCCTCACGCGGAATATACCAGCGGAACAGCAGCTGGAATTACGAGAATCTTTTCTCAACGACCTCATCGAACAGCGATTGATTCAGGAATACCTGCAAGAAGAGAAAGTTCAAGTTAATAAAGTGCGCGTTGAAGAATCATTATCGCGAGTTTATAAAATCATCCGAGAAGCTGATCGAGACCCCGTAGAGGTTCTGGAACGACTGGGACTCAACGAGCAAATGCTGCGCGACGAATTGATGCTGCCTCTCGCCTGGCAGGTGCATCTCGAAGAAAAAGTTTCTTCAGACAAGCTCCGCGAGTTCTATGTACAACAGGGACGCTATCGTCAGTTTGATGGAACCAAACTTCACCTGCGGCAGATTTTTCTGAAATTAAGAACGGCCGATGCCGTAGACGAAATGGTCGAGCGAATGAATCAGATTGCTCAACAGATCTCCGACGGAAAGATCGACTTCGGGGACGCCGCTCGTAAGTACTCCGAAGCTCCGACTGCCGCTCAAGGTGGCGATCTTGGTTTCGTTCCTTATGAAGGTGTGATGCCGCTCTCAATTACCGGCCCCGCCTTTGCGCTACAGAAAGGGGAACTCAGCGAACCCTTTGTTTCCCCATTCGGAGTCCACTTGATTCAGGTCGTCGATGAGAAACCAGGCGATCTCAGTCTGGAAGATGTTCGAACCGAGGTTTGGAACGCGATGAGCGAATCAGTTTGGAACGACATAGTCTCCCATCGACGCGATGAAGCCGACATCGAGTGGATCAAGTAG